The genomic DNA TGGACCAAGTCTAGACTCAAGTGCTCAAGTAGGTCGCTGTTATAAAGTTGGACCAAAAACAGTAGTACTGTTCATGTATCATCATTTGATCCTCATAAAAACATTCCAAGTATTATCAGTTGATACTCAATATATTACAAGTATGATCAGTTGATACTCAGTATATTCCATGTATTATCAGTTAATACTCAGTATATTCCATGTATTATCAGTTGATACTCAGTATATTGCAAGTATTATCAGTTGATACTCAGTATATTACAAGTATTATAAGTTTATACTCAATATATTACAATAATGATCAGTTGATACTCAATATATTACAAGTATTATCAGTTGATACTCAGTATATTCCATGTATTATCAGTTAATACTCAGTATATTCCATGTATTATCAGTTAATACTCAGTATATTCCATGTATTATCAGTTGATACTCAGTATATTGCAAGTATTATCAGTTGATACTCAGTATATTCCATGTATTATCAGTTGATACTCAGTATATTACAAGTATTATAAGTTTATACTCAATATATTACAATAATGATCAGTTGATACTCAGTATATTACAAGTATTATAAGTTTATACTCAATATATTACAATAATGATCAGTTGATACTCAATATATTACAAGTATTATAAGTTTATACTCAATATATTACAAGAATGAACTGTTGATACTCAATATATTACAAGTATTATCAGTTGATACTCAGTATATTGCAAGTATTATCAGTTGATACTCAGTATATTCCATGTATTATCAGTTGATACTCAGTATATTACAAGTATTATAAGTTTATACTCAATATATTACAATAATGATCAGTTGATACTCAGTATATTACAAGTATTATAAGTTTATACTCAATATATTACAATAATGATCAGTTGATACTCAATATATTACAAGTATTATAAGTTTATACTCAATATATTACAATAATGATCAGTTGATACTCAATATATTACAAGTATTATAAGTTTATACTCAATATATTACAATAATGATCAGTTGATACTCAGTATATTACAAGTATTATAAGTTTATACTCAATATATTACAAGAATGATCAGTTGATACTCAATATATTACAAGTATTATCAGTTGATACTCAGTATATTCCATGTATTATCAGTTGATACTCAATATATATTCTtcacactggggccccacaggggtgtgcaCTTAGgtccctcctgtattccctgttcacccacgactgcgaggccaaacacgactccagcaccatcattaagttcgctgacgacacaacagtggtaggcctgatcaccgacaatgatgagacggcctataaggaggaggtcagaaaactggcagtgtggtgccagcacAACAACCTTTCCAACAATGTGAGCAaggcaaaggagctgattgtggactacaggaaaaggtgggcctgAACAGGGCCCATTAACatagatggggctgtagtggagaagggtcgagaatttcaagttcctttgtgtccacatcaccaacgaactaatatggtccaaacataccaagacagtcgtgaagagggcacgacaaaaccttttccccctctggagactgaaaagatttggcatgggtccccagatcctcaaaaggttctacagctgcaccctcgagagcatcctggccggttgcatcactgcctggtatgtcaactgctcggcatctgactgtaaaggcactacagagggtagtgcgaacggcccagtacatcactggggccaagcttcctgctatccaggacctatataataggaggtgtcagaggaaagcccataaaatcatcagagactccagtcacccaagttatagactgttatctctgctactgcacggcaagctgtaccggagcgccaagtctaggaccaaaaggatcctcaacagcttctacctccaagccattaggctgctgaacaattcataaaaatcgcccCCGGACattttacccccctctctcttgtacactgctgctactcgctgtttgtttgttacctatgcatggtcacttcgcccccacctacatgtacagattacctcaactagcttgccccagcacactgactcggtaccggtgccccctgtatatagcctcgttattgttattcttattgtgttactttttattattactttttattttagtctacttggtaaatattttcttcttcttgaactgcactgttggttaagggcttgtaagtaagcatttcacagtgaagtctacacttgttgtattcggcgcatgtggcaaatagtttgatttgattttgatttgatttgatactcaTTGATGGAACTGTTGAGCATTGCTGACTGATCGATCCTTTTCTACTTCTGACGCAGCAAAGAGTTGCTCCTTCCCAGACGCCTTGGACCACGGAGACATGGAGTTTGTGGACATTGTCTACCAGAGTACCATCAACTACACCTGCCACGAGGGGTATGGGGAATAGCGTTTACAAATTCTATTTTCCTGTCTCATTGACAACTGGTCACCTCTCTGTGCTGTCAAAGTCTATAACGTGTTATTGTATCAAACACATGTGAAGTAGGTCAACGTTGAAATCACTGTATACCCATACACCTGACATAGTGTCCACTTGATGTTTGTTTTATCACATCATTTGACAGATTACGGTAATGTGGTCTACAGGTACATCCTGCAAGGAGCCAGTACCATTGAGTGCTTGCATGACGGACAATGGAGTGATCCCCCACCGAAGTGCACACGTAAGTGTCTGCCTTATACTGAAATGCATAGCTACTCTAGCACTGAACAGTAATGATTCAACATGATCTCGCATTGATAATGCATACAAACTCACATTGACAATTACAAATCTATAAGCACAATGTAAACGTGGCCTTATTGCTGTAATTGTAAAGAGCATTCCACAATGTGTAAAACGGAGATTTGAATAATGGCtttactgtaggctatattatTCATATTCATATGTTACATCGTATGTCTCTGATAACAAAAAAATATAGAGAATATCACGTTTTTGGATCAAATGTGCTTGATTAATGAGCATGTGAATgaaatctctctcctctgttagcGGTGACGTGTGGTCTTCCTCCAATACCTAAATATGGGAAAATAGTCTACGACAGTAAGTTCACAGGCAACATGACGGTGTTTGGTTTTGGGGGGACCTACGAGTGTTTCCCTCCACTTGTCCTCATAGGCAATGAGAGGGGATCGTGCAGCACTAACGGAGACTGGACTGAGCCACCAGaatgtaaatgtaggtacagTATTATCAGTCAAAGTCTCTGATCTGTTGTAttgctgcaggtagcctagagcagggATGGGTGACTTTGATGGTGGTGGGGGCTGGTTTGACTACCCCTaacgacaaggtgaaaaatctgtcgatgtgcccttgagtaagacacttaaccctaattttcTACAGGGGCCCtgcatgtgacaataaaacatcttTATATTTATTGCTGAAGACTTCATGTCACCTCAGTAAAAGGTGCAATCCATAACGTTTGTAAACTGAGGGGGATAGTTATTGGCTCGTGTAACTGTTTGTTACTTTTAGTTTTGGCCAGACATGTTTGTGAAACCTCAGaggaaatgaaatgaaatacaaATTGCACCGTTTAAGTGGTAATACATGACAAGTGATTTGCTTTGTGGATGATAAAGTGGTATTCTGACCTCACACTAGCCCCGACTGACCTCTGTTTGTTTCCAGTGGTGACCTGTTCAGCTCCAACAGACATCAACAACGGCTACATGAACATTCATGATAAGAGGGAGTACGGCTTCAAGGAGACTGTCAGATATGGATGTAATATAGACTATGTCCTGGATGGGCCTGTGGAGATCGAATGTCTCCAAACAGGGGATTGGTCAATAAAGCCAGCTTGCAGGGGTAGGACCACCGATTTTGTGACAATTTAGTAATTTTGCTTTGTTTTATTACATTGTTTTACCTATCAAATCAGTGTTTTGAATAGCTGAATGTTGCTGTTTTTTTCATTCTAAATTCTTATTCATCATCATTTCCCTCTTTGTTCCACAGTTCCCTGCAAGGTAGATATTAAAAGAGGACGCATCCTTTACAATGGAAGGACATTTTGGATAAAGGATTTCGAGCCCAATAAAATCTCACATGGGGAAGTCCTCTCGGTCTACTGTATGAACAAGGAAAAGAAGTGTGGCTATGCAGTGTCAACGCAGTGCATCGATGGAAAACTCAAGATCCCAGAATGCTTTGAaggtgtgtttttttttcttgcTAGCTATTTTCGCTCTAAACAAATAACAACATTACCATCAAGTCTTCATGATGTGTGGGTGCTTTCCTTTCTAGAACCAAGTGATACATTCGATGATGATTCCCTGCCATCTGAGATAGCCCAGTGCTGAAACTCAACTGTGCATGACAAAGCAAATTGAGACCGAGAACATTGATTGCCTGAATTAAATGTCAATAAAACCATGTGTATTTCTATGTAATGCAATGCATTTGTTCCTCGGAAAAAAAATTCCGTAGAGATCAAATTTTACGATGAATAA from Oncorhynchus keta strain PuntledgeMale-10-30-2019 chromosome 10, Oket_V2, whole genome shotgun sequence includes the following:
- the LOC118372304 gene encoding beta-2-glycoprotein 1-like — protein: MAPSLSLLLICLLALYTPVASKKECGRPSLGDGMDLEGLQRVYSPGDVVVLSCKRGYTPTSGSRTIICTASGHWTKSRLKCSTKSCSFPDALDHGDMEFVDIVYQSTINYTCHEGYILQGASTIECLHDGQWSDPPPKCTPVTCGLPPIPKYGKIVYDSKFTGNMTVFGFGGTYECFPPLVLIGNERGSCSTNGDWTEPPECKLVTCSAPTDINNGYMNIHDKREYGFKETVRYGCNIDYVLDGPVEIECLQTGDWSIKPACRVPCKVDIKRGRILYNGRTFWIKDFEPNKISHGEVLSVYCMNKEKKCGYAVSTQCIDGKLKIPECFEEPSDTFDDDSLPSEIAQC